CAGACAGGGAGGGCGAAATGGCTGTGGCATCCGATTCGGCTTCGGCGGAGCGCACGGTGATGGTCGACGCCGGCGACGCCTCGCTCGAGGGGACGCTCGCGCTTCCGCCCGCGGCGCGCGGTGTCGTCGTGTTCGCGCACGGCAGCGGGAGCAGCCGGCACAGTCCCAGGAACCGCTTCGTAGCGGAGGCGCTACGCGAGGGTGGGATGGGTACGCTGCTGCTGGATCTGTTGACGGCGCGGGAAGAGGGTATCGACGTCTACACGCGCGAGCACCGGTTCGACATCGGATTGCTGGCGCGGCGGCTCGCGGGCGCGATCGACTGGCTGGACGCAGAGGAATCGACCAGCGGCCTTCCGATCGGTCTGTTCGGGGCGAGCACGGGCGGGGGTGCCGCGCTGGTGACCGCGGCCGACCAGCCGGAGAAGGTGCGCGCCGTGGTGTCGCGCGGCGGCCGGCCGGACCTGGCGGGTGAAGCGCTGCCGCGAGTGCGGGCGCCGACGCTGCTGATCGTGGGCGAGCGCGACGAGCAGGTGATCGAGCTGAACAGGCAGGCGATGGCGCGGATGACGGCGCCGGTGCAGCTCGAGATCGTCCCGGGAGCTACGCATCTGTTCGAAGAGCCGGGGACGCTCGAGCAGGTCGCGCGGCTGGCCCGCGACTGGTTCGTCCGGCAGCTCTAGCCGACCTAATTGTCCGCCCTTCCG
The genomic region above belongs to Gemmatimonadaceae bacterium and contains:
- a CDS encoding alpha/beta fold hydrolase, producing MAVASDSASAERTVMVDAGDASLEGTLALPPAARGVVVFAHGSGSSRHSPRNRFVAEALREGGMGTLLLDLLTAREEGIDVYTREHRFDIGLLARRLAGAIDWLDAEESTSGLPIGLFGASTGGGAALVTAADQPEKVRAVVSRGGRPDLAGEALPRVRAPTLLIVGERDEQVIELNRQAMARMTAPVQLEIVPGATHLFEEPGTLEQVARLARDWFVRQL